A part of Paenibacillus donghaensis genomic DNA contains:
- a CDS encoding RsmB/NOP family class I SAM-dependent RNA methyltransferase, producing the protein MAVQLPGTFMQRMKDMLGPEYEQFAATYQETPYAGIRVNTLKVAVERLLELSPFVLEPIAWCPTGFYTEEGTRPGKHPYYHAGLYYIQEPSAMAPVEQLDVQPGERVLDLCAAPGGKSTQIAAKLQGQGLLVTNDLHAERTKALAKNLELYGVRNGIVLNESPARIAGAFPGFFDKILIDAPCSGEGMFRKDEDMVKQWEPGTPAKYAAMQREILDTAATALSPGGRMVYSTCTFAEEENEEIIREFLSTHPQFAVVPVGGTGSFASGYGELNGTARLWPHKLKGEGHFLAVLQHDGSALAAEPEADGDADTLAAMPKKRAHSADRGSGKQAVLKAAQGRSKGGRASGKTAASGGRHPQGGGEEAALAAYSEFIQAQLGEAPEGYPVWYGDHLYLSPLPRERLDGLKTVRPGWYMGHVRSGRFIPGHPLATALHPGESCRSVSLSSLSNEAVSYLKGETLTIPQERLEMKPGSSLKGYVLVCIDGFSAGWGKWQDGILKNEYPAGWRWT; encoded by the coding sequence ATGGCAGTACAGCTCCCCGGCACCTTCATGCAGCGCATGAAGGATATGCTGGGACCGGAATATGAACAATTTGCGGCTACCTATCAAGAGACGCCTTACGCTGGCATCCGCGTCAACACCCTGAAGGTTGCCGTCGAACGCCTGCTGGAGTTATCGCCGTTTGTACTTGAACCGATTGCTTGGTGCCCTACCGGGTTCTACACGGAAGAAGGGACAAGACCCGGCAAACATCCGTATTATCATGCGGGCTTATATTACATACAGGAGCCGAGCGCGATGGCACCGGTGGAGCAGCTTGATGTTCAGCCAGGCGAACGTGTGCTGGATTTATGTGCCGCGCCTGGAGGCAAGTCCACACAGATTGCCGCCAAGCTGCAGGGGCAGGGGCTGTTGGTCACCAATGATCTGCATGCGGAGCGCACCAAAGCGCTTGCCAAGAACCTGGAGCTGTACGGCGTGCGCAACGGAATTGTGCTGAATGAAAGTCCGGCGCGGATAGCGGGGGCTTTTCCTGGATTTTTTGACAAAATCCTGATTGATGCGCCTTGCTCGGGAGAGGGCATGTTCCGCAAGGATGAGGATATGGTCAAGCAGTGGGAGCCGGGAACTCCGGCCAAATATGCTGCGATGCAGCGGGAGATTCTGGACACGGCAGCGACGGCGCTGTCACCGGGCGGGCGTATGGTCTATTCGACCTGCACCTTCGCGGAGGAGGAGAATGAGGAGATTATCCGCGAATTCTTAAGCACCCATCCGCAGTTTGCGGTGGTGCCGGTCGGCGGTACAGGCTCGTTCGCCTCCGGCTACGGGGAGCTGAACGGTACGGCGCGATTGTGGCCGCACAAGCTGAAGGGCGAAGGCCATTTCCTGGCCGTGCTGCAGCATGACGGCAGCGCGCTTGCTGCCGAGCCGGAGGCAGACGGGGACGCAGACACGCTGGCCGCCATGCCGAAGAAGCGTGCGCATTCGGCGGACAGGGGCTCCGGCAAGCAGGCCGTGCTGAAAGCGGCCCAAGGCCGGAGCAAGGGTGGCCGCGCTTCCGGCAAGACCGCTGCCTCAGGCGGGCGCCACCCGCAAGGCGGCGGGGAAGAAGCTGCGCTGGCGGCTTACAGTGAGTTCATCCAAGCACAGCTTGGTGAAGCTCCCGAGGGGTACCCTGTGTGGTACGGCGACCATCTGTATCTCTCCCCGCTTCCCCGTGAGCGGCTGGACGGGCTGAAGACGGTCCGGCCCGGCTGGTATATGGGGCATGTACGCAGCGGCCGCTTCATCCCCGGCCATCCGCTGGCTACCGCGCTTCACCCTGGCGAGAGCTGCCGGAGTGTCTCTTTGTCCAGCTTAAGCAATGAAGCCGTCTCGTACCTCAAGGGAGAGACTCTGACGATTCCCCAGGAACGTCTTGAGATGAAGCCGGGAAGTTCGCTGAAAGGTTATGTGCTGGTCTGTATCGACGGCTTCAGTGCCGGATGGGGCAAATGGCAGGACGGCATACTGAAGAATGAATATCCCGCAGGCTGGAGGTGGACTTAA
- a CDS encoding GTP pyrophosphokinase: protein MDVRDWATFLLPYEQTVEELKVKFKTMRSELKKREEYTPIEFVTGRVKRLSSILEKAKRLSVKMEDLETGIEDIAGIRIMCQFVEDIRRVAEFIRHRQDLEVLYEKDYITNYKESGYRSFHMIIKYPVQTALGQKIVLAEIQIRTLAMNFWATIEHSLNYKYRESLPDEMRVRLKTAAEAASILDSEMSSIRDEILEAQKTFEENSNTTTQLLKAIHQLYFYHLVNEAIDAQERFNEIWQVQDMDAMKGLLDHVRSLLSEAKKGNLPDGL, encoded by the coding sequence ATGGACGTCAGGGACTGGGCAACTTTTTTGCTGCCATATGAACAAACGGTGGAGGAACTGAAGGTAAAATTCAAAACCATGCGTTCGGAATTGAAAAAAAGAGAAGAATATACTCCGATAGAGTTCGTAACCGGGCGTGTGAAACGGCTCTCCAGCATTCTGGAGAAGGCCAAGCGGCTCAGTGTCAAGATGGAGGATCTCGAAACAGGAATTGAGGATATCGCCGGAATTCGCATCATGTGCCAGTTCGTGGAGGATATCCGCAGAGTGGCTGAATTTATTCGCCACCGTCAGGATCTTGAAGTGTTGTATGAGAAGGACTATATCACCAATTATAAGGAAAGCGGCTACCGCAGCTTCCATATGATTATCAAATATCCGGTGCAGACGGCGCTGGGCCAGAAGATTGTGCTGGCTGAGATTCAGATCCGCACGCTGGCAATGAATTTCTGGGCAACCATCGAGCATTCGCTGAATTATAAATACCGGGAGAGCCTTCCGGATGAAATGCGTGTGCGGCTCAAGACGGCAGCCGAAGCCGCCTCGATCCTGGACAGCGAAATGTCCAGCATCCGCGATGAGATTCTGGAGGCGCAGAAGACGTTCGAGGAGAATTCCAACACGACCACCCAACTGCTGAAAGCGATCCACCAGCTGTATTTCTACCATCTGGTCAATGAAGCCATAGATGCTCAGGAGCGCTTCAACGAAATATGGCAGGTCCAGGATATGGATGCCATGAAGGGGCTGCTGGATCATGTGCGCAGTCTGCTCTCCGAAGCCAAGAAGGGCAACCTGCCGGATGGCCTATGA
- a CDS encoding YjcZ family sporulation protein yields MGGVAGGFTSTGAILVLFILLVIISRSLFV; encoded by the coding sequence ATGGGTGGAGTTGCAGGAGGTTTCACTTCGACCGGAGCGATTTTGGTGCTTTTCATTCTGCTGGTCATCATTTCCCGTTCGCTGTTCGTTTAA
- a CDS encoding pseudouridine synthase — protein MSSADKTKPAAKKQRLDKVLSHLGAGSRSEIRKQAKQGLITVNGVIVKDSGFHVDPYHDKLEVGGVARVYREYIYLMMNKPPGVLSATEDKRDRTVVDLLKPEYAVFEPFPVGRLDKDTVGLLLLTNDGKLAHELLSPRKHVPKTYEATVEGEVDAADVAAFAAGVELEDGYVTLPAQLTIRSRERGRQVISYISLVITEGKFHQVKRMFQAVGKKVVALKRVSMGELKLDEQLAPGAYRELTAAELRLLGAGVDE, from the coding sequence ATGAGTTCTGCAGATAAGACTAAACCAGCCGCCAAGAAGCAGCGGCTGGACAAGGTGCTGTCCCATCTGGGGGCGGGCTCGCGCAGTGAGATTCGCAAGCAGGCCAAACAAGGTTTGATCACGGTGAACGGTGTAATCGTCAAGGACAGCGGCTTTCACGTCGACCCGTACCACGACAAGCTGGAGGTAGGCGGGGTCGCCAGGGTCTACCGCGAGTATATCTACCTGATGATGAACAAGCCCCCCGGAGTGCTGTCCGCGACCGAGGACAAGCGGGACCGGACCGTGGTCGATCTGCTGAAGCCGGAGTACGCCGTGTTCGAACCGTTCCCGGTGGGCCGGCTCGACAAGGACACGGTTGGGCTGCTGCTGCTGACCAATGATGGCAAGCTGGCACATGAGCTGCTCTCCCCGCGCAAGCATGTTCCGAAGACCTATGAGGCGACAGTGGAAGGGGAGGTGGATGCAGCGGATGTGGCTGCTTTTGCCGCTGGCGTGGAGCTGGAGGACGGCTATGTCACGCTTCCCGCCCAGCTGACCATTAGGAGCCGGGAACGCGGCAGACAGGTGATTTCGTATATTTCACTGGTCATTACGGAAGGGAAGTTCCATCAGGTCAAACGGATGTTTCAGGCGGTAGGCAAGAAGGTGGTTGCCCTGAAGCGGGTATCCATGGGCGAGCTGAAGCTGGATGAGCAGCTGGCTCCGGGAGCTTACCGGGAGCTGACGGCAGCAGAACTGCGGCTGCTGGGAGCTGGCGTCGACGAATAA
- a CDS encoding Cof-type HAD-IIB family hydrolase, with product MKYKLIALDVDGTLLDDDHQLSEENKQAVAEVTRLGGLIVLCTGRSPQNSIPFMQEMGLSGYVLGHNGAATVRVEDRKVLHQYGMDARGLDPYISYCRERGIHFDVNTAFDMYVDNVEHLTEEANYMYEHFRIMPASLPAWEDFREPVVKFTVFSKPDILDEAQQEWGTWTRQFNILRSGEFFVDLMHPDSSKGNALMNLANQLEIPRHEVLSIGNYYNDISMLTYAGLGVAMDNSPVEVKAAADAITGTNNQHGVRDALLKYCLA from the coding sequence ATGAAATACAAACTGATAGCCTTGGATGTAGATGGAACCCTGCTGGATGATGACCATCAGTTAAGCGAAGAGAATAAGCAGGCCGTAGCCGAGGTGACCCGGCTTGGCGGCCTGATCGTATTATGCACCGGGCGCAGCCCCCAGAATTCGATTCCTTTTATGCAGGAGATGGGATTATCCGGCTATGTGCTGGGCCACAATGGGGCGGCGACTGTACGTGTGGAAGACCGCAAGGTGCTGCATCAATATGGTATGGATGCCCGCGGGCTTGATCCTTATATTTCCTATTGCCGTGAGCGGGGGATTCATTTCGATGTGAATACGGCGTTTGATATGTATGTGGACAATGTGGAGCATCTGACCGAGGAAGCCAATTATATGTACGAGCATTTCCGCATTATGCCTGCGTCTCTGCCGGCCTGGGAGGATTTCCGTGAGCCGGTAGTGAAATTTACGGTGTTCTCGAAGCCGGACATTCTGGATGAGGCCCAGCAGGAGTGGGGCACGTGGACCCGGCAGTTCAACATTCTGCGCAGCGGTGAATTCTTCGTTGACCTGATGCACCCGGACTCCTCCAAAGGCAACGCGCTGATGAATCTGGCGAACCAGTTGGAGATTCCTAGGCACGAGGTGCTGTCGATCGGCAATTATTACAATGATATCTCGATGCTGACCTACGCTGGCCTGGGTGTGGCGATGGACAACTCTCCGGTGGAGGTCAAAGCTGCGGCCGATGCCATTACCGGAACGAACAATCAGCACGGTGTCCGCGATGCGCTGCTGAAATACTGTTTGGCATAG
- a CDS encoding RsmB/NOP family class I SAM-dependent RNA methyltransferase: MKEEILPSAYISRVREMLGEEAEAFLSSYSLPRTQGLRMNSLKSSSESGKSAAALAVTLFGLEPVSWCRDGYYYEEPARPGKHPYHHAGLYYIQEPSAMSAAELLAPLPGETVLDLAAAPGGKTTHLASLMKGEGLLVSNEIHPERAKILAENVERLGLTHTLVTSAAPAELALRFPAMFDRIMLDAPCSGEGMFRKDPAAVREWSPAHVEMCAARQWDILQEAYTMLKPGGSLAYSTCTFNREENEQTIARLIEHYPDLTLITTKRLWPHLQRGEGHFVALLRKQGDADQAVLPVQAAKGKKRGNGSAGGPKQSAALNEAFRQFQVWAEAELPGFGSQGVPLLFGESLYLLPLAFGVTPGLHARILDGLRVPRAGLHVAQLKKNRVEPAHALAMALQRGQAARSYDIPKDGPEIRAWLRGESLPVPSSLHGWTLVTVDGLPVSWGKASSGQLKNHLPKGLRSLS; the protein is encoded by the coding sequence ATGAAGGAAGAAATTTTGCCTTCCGCTTACATAAGCAGGGTAAGAGAAATGCTGGGAGAGGAGGCCGAGGCTTTTCTCAGCAGCTACTCACTTCCCAGGACGCAGGGGCTACGGATGAACAGTCTCAAAAGCAGCTCGGAATCCGGGAAGTCCGCCGCTGCGCTTGCGGTCACCCTGTTCGGTCTGGAGCCTGTCTCCTGGTGCAGGGACGGCTATTATTATGAAGAGCCTGCCCGGCCGGGCAAACACCCCTATCATCATGCCGGACTATATTATATTCAGGAACCGTCGGCAATGTCCGCTGCAGAGCTGCTGGCCCCGTTGCCCGGCGAGACTGTACTCGATCTGGCGGCGGCACCCGGGGGCAAAACCACCCATCTCGCCTCCTTAATGAAGGGGGAGGGACTGCTGGTCTCCAATGAGATCCATCCCGAACGGGCCAAGATACTGGCCGAGAACGTCGAGCGGCTTGGCTTGACGCACACGCTGGTTACCAGCGCCGCTCCGGCAGAGCTTGCGCTGCGCTTCCCGGCCATGTTTGACCGGATTATGCTGGACGCTCCCTGCTCCGGTGAGGGCATGTTCCGCAAAGACCCCGCAGCAGTCCGCGAGTGGTCGCCCGCGCATGTGGAGATGTGCGCGGCCAGACAATGGGACATCCTTCAGGAAGCCTATACGATGCTGAAGCCAGGCGGGAGCCTCGCTTACTCCACCTGCACCTTCAACCGCGAGGAGAATGAGCAGACGATAGCCAGGCTTATCGAGCACTACCCGGACCTTACGCTGATTACCACCAAGCGGCTATGGCCGCATCTGCAGAGAGGCGAAGGGCATTTCGTAGCCCTGCTGCGCAAGCAGGGGGATGCTGATCAAGCAGTGCTGCCGGTCCAAGCAGCCAAGGGGAAGAAGCGGGGAAACGGCAGCGCCGGCGGCCCGAAGCAGAGTGCCGCCTTAAATGAAGCGTTCCGCCAGTTCCAGGTCTGGGCGGAAGCCGAGCTGCCGGGATTTGGCAGCCAGGGCGTGCCGCTGCTCTTCGGCGAATCACTCTACCTGCTGCCCCTCGCCTTCGGCGTGACCCCCGGCCTGCATGCCAGAATACTGGACGGGCTGCGGGTCCCGCGCGCCGGACTGCATGTGGCCCAGCTGAAGAAGAACCGGGTGGAGCCAGCTCATGCACTGGCTATGGCCTTGCAGCGCGGACAGGCAGCCCGCTCCTATGACATACCAAAGGACGGGCCGGAGATCCGCGCTTGGCTGCGCGGAGAGAGCCTCCCTGTTCCGTCATCGCTGCATGGCTGGACGCTGGTTACTGTAGACGGCCTACCCGTGAGCTGGGGCAAGGCCAGCTCAGGCCAGTTGAAGAATCATCTGCCTAAAGGGCTGCGCAGCCTCAGCTGA
- a CDS encoding quinone-dependent dihydroorotate dehydrogenase, with the protein MLYRNIGKPFFFKMDPEKAHHLVVGGLDKASAVPGGTAALRLMYGVPETADMAVDLFGVHFPTPVGLAAGLDKNAGAVAGFSSIGFGFMEVGTVTPKGQPGNDSPRLFRLPSDEALINRMGFNNEGAESMARRLRALKGRRIPVAVNIGRNKATSNEAAHEDYRECIRTLYPYGDFFVINISSPNTPGLRSLQHGDELAFLLAEVRAEMELQGKSSGAAKSLLVKIAPDVSDAELAHMVDTITAAGMDGIIATNTTLNREGLTHEKAGEAGGLSGKPLRDRSTEIIRSIYRQTGGKLPIIGSGGIFTSQDAYDKIRAGASLVEIYTALIYEGPEVNRRVHAGLRQLLRRDGFRHISEAVGADHH; encoded by the coding sequence GTGCTATATCGTAATATTGGCAAACCTTTTTTCTTCAAAATGGACCCTGAGAAGGCGCATCATCTCGTCGTTGGCGGTCTGGATAAAGCCTCAGCCGTTCCGGGCGGCACGGCGGCACTTCGGCTGATGTATGGTGTGCCTGAAACGGCAGATATGGCAGTGGATCTGTTCGGTGTGCATTTCCCTACTCCGGTGGGGCTGGCAGCCGGTCTGGATAAAAATGCCGGTGCGGTTGCCGGCTTCTCTTCGATTGGCTTCGGATTTATGGAAGTGGGCACAGTAACACCCAAAGGCCAGCCGGGCAACGACAGCCCGCGCCTGTTCAGGCTCCCATCGGACGAAGCGCTGATTAACCGGATGGGCTTCAACAATGAAGGAGCCGAGAGCATGGCTAGGCGGCTGCGGGCACTGAAGGGCCGCAGAATTCCGGTAGCGGTCAATATTGGCCGCAACAAGGCTACGAGCAATGAAGCGGCACATGAGGATTACCGCGAGTGTATCCGTACGCTTTATCCGTACGGTGATTTTTTTGTAATCAACATCAGCTCTCCGAATACTCCCGGTCTGCGCAGCCTGCAGCATGGGGATGAACTGGCGTTCCTGCTGGCGGAAGTCAGAGCGGAGATGGAGCTGCAGGGCAAGAGCAGCGGCGCTGCCAAAAGCCTGCTGGTCAAGATTGCCCCGGATGTCAGCGACGCTGAGCTTGCGCATATGGTGGACACCATTACTGCAGCCGGCATGGACGGAATTATTGCTACCAATACCACGTTAAACCGTGAAGGGCTTACCCACGAGAAGGCGGGAGAGGCCGGAGGACTCAGCGGGAAGCCGCTGCGCGACCGTTCTACGGAGATTATCCGCAGCATCTACCGCCAGACTGGCGGAAAGCTGCCGATTATTGGCTCGGGCGGGATTTTTACGAGCCAGGATGCTTATGACAAAATCCGGGCAGGCGCCAGCCTGGTCGAAATCTATACAGCGCTCATCTATGAAGGGCCGGAAGTGAACCGCAGGGTGCATGCGGGCCTTCGGCAGCTGCTGCGGCGAGACGGATTTCGTCATATTTCTGAAGCGGTGGGCGCGGATCATCACTGA
- a CDS encoding DUF309 domain-containing protein, translating into MAYEPLYLAYLVYFNRDRDYFECHEVLEELWLAKERDPLYKALLQVAVGLYHFRNHNVRGGTMMLQHSSAVLQGYPAVTLGINLARLAEEAGEYTRRLERYHVQPFDYYDLNIELVDPQLRVEAAEAASIIVPNVPQRRGPQRPSAHRSK; encoded by the coding sequence ATGGCCTATGAACCGCTGTACCTGGCTTACCTGGTTTATTTCAACCGTGACAGAGATTATTTTGAATGCCATGAGGTACTGGAAGAGCTGTGGCTGGCCAAGGAACGCGATCCCCTATACAAAGCATTGCTGCAGGTTGCGGTAGGCCTGTATCATTTCCGCAATCATAATGTGCGTGGAGGTACGATGATGCTGCAGCATTCTTCCGCTGTTCTGCAGGGGTATCCGGCGGTGACGCTCGGCATCAACCTGGCCAGATTGGCTGAAGAGGCCGGAGAATATACGCGTCGGCTGGAGCGCTATCACGTACAGCCTTTTGACTACTATGATCTGAATATTGAGCTTGTCGATCCGCAGCTGCGGGTTGAAGCCGCGGAGGCTGCTTCGATCATTGTACCGAACGTGCCGCAGCGCCGCGGGCCGCAGCGTCCATCAGCTCATCGATCCAAATAA
- a CDS encoding class I SAM-dependent methyltransferase, whose product MVLLDKLIAQGKNPRGFVGRVMIRIMNRAHSAITTWAFNKIVIRENSPVLDIGCGGGENIHRLTKMTARSDVYGVDYSQQAVETSILRNKEEVQSGRVTVCRGEVSALPFESEKFGTVTAVQTHYFWPDLPGDVKEIYRVLGKGGTLLIAAEIYKINYHMNNHTEDQQVKQLFLDAGFRAVEIHQNKSWRCYVGLK is encoded by the coding sequence GTGGTGTTATTGGATAAGCTGATTGCCCAAGGCAAGAATCCGAGAGGGTTCGTGGGCAGAGTAATGATTCGGATTATGAACCGGGCGCACTCCGCGATTACAACCTGGGCGTTCAACAAGATTGTAATTCGCGAGAACTCCCCTGTACTGGATATTGGCTGCGGCGGCGGTGAGAACATACATAGATTAACTAAGATGACAGCAAGGAGCGACGTTTACGGTGTGGATTATTCCCAGCAGGCGGTGGAGACCTCGATTCTTAGGAACAAGGAAGAGGTACAGTCGGGAAGAGTGACCGTGTGCAGAGGAGAGGTGTCTGCGCTGCCGTTTGAATCAGAAAAGTTCGGGACGGTGACCGCTGTACAGACACACTATTTCTGGCCGGATTTGCCTGGAGATGTGAAGGAAATTTACCGTGTACTCGGCAAAGGTGGTACGCTGCTGATTGCAGCTGAAATCTATAAGATTAATTATCATATGAACAATCACACAGAGGATCAGCAGGTGAAGCAGCTGTTTCTGGATGCCGGCTTCCGTGCAGTGGAGATTCATCAGAACAAGAGCTGGAGATGTTATGTGGGATTGAAATAG
- a CDS encoding L,D-transpeptidase — protein MKNSHHLKAYVQLHPDNKMAWYLLGKEYHKNGQQGKANYCFNQAGEVYEAFEHSKVPAEMLREYEDGLLQAGRQRDERRARNRRWLLALAVLLLVLLPSAVTPAPGGIGGGKAEEVTAAVDAPQAGGAALEAGKQDDPADDKVPAAAVAFTAQESGSAADQGRLLKELLPGKEPAKAAVLGMKRSGKWLLWEEKLPLEYVLEKTGDGAVRYQSYNAAACACEPPEAGPLQKQAAAWQAEQESLAALWSAMAAYSASKGTAPASVQQLAGDFPGNWIGGTTEVMEQAFSRFKAAGTGAAAAKPLLSASPAPPAAGGNAADKTGSQPAAAGAAAGKPFLAEPLRIIVDKTKHRLAIASGNVIVRNYEVGLGGDRTPEGSYSITDKVVNPNGRDNGEFGSRGLQLSDARYAIHGTDEPESIGKDESLGCIRMNRADVEELFALVPMGTSVLITKGVLPDELQLPEDRYTPAASHDQTNPRKVYHWLN, from the coding sequence ATGAAAAATTCGCATCACCTCAAAGCCTATGTCCAGTTGCACCCGGACAACAAGATGGCATGGTACTTGCTGGGAAAGGAATATCATAAGAACGGGCAGCAGGGAAAAGCCAATTATTGCTTTAACCAAGCCGGAGAAGTCTATGAGGCCTTCGAGCACAGCAAGGTGCCTGCAGAGATGCTGCGCGAGTATGAAGACGGCCTGCTGCAGGCAGGCCGTCAGCGTGATGAGCGCAGAGCAAGGAACCGCCGCTGGCTGCTGGCACTGGCTGTGCTGCTGCTGGTCCTGCTGCCTTCCGCCGTCACCCCCGCCCCTGGCGGCATCGGAGGCGGGAAGGCAGAGGAGGTCACCGCAGCCGTAGACGCCCCTCAGGCGGGAGGAGCTGCCCTAGAGGCCGGGAAGCAGGATGACCCGGCTGATGACAAGGTCCCTGCAGCGGCGGTGGCATTCACGGCGCAGGAGAGCGGGAGTGCTGCTGACCAGGGCCGCCTGCTGAAGGAGCTGCTGCCGGGCAAAGAGCCGGCGAAGGCGGCGGTGCTGGGCATGAAGCGCTCCGGCAAATGGCTGCTGTGGGAGGAGAAGCTCCCGCTGGAGTATGTGCTGGAGAAGACGGGGGACGGCGCTGTGCGGTACCAGTCCTACAACGCGGCAGCCTGCGCCTGCGAACCGCCGGAGGCAGGCCCGCTGCAGAAGCAGGCGGCGGCATGGCAGGCCGAGCAGGAATCGCTGGCCGCGCTGTGGAGCGCGATGGCGGCCTATTCGGCCAGCAAGGGCACTGCCCCGGCCAGCGTGCAGCAGCTGGCAGGGGATTTCCCTGGCAACTGGATCGGAGGCACAACCGAGGTCATGGAGCAGGCCTTCAGCCGCTTCAAGGCTGCGGGGACGGGAGCAGCGGCGGCTAAGCCGCTGCTCTCCGCGTCCCCGGCTCCGCCAGCAGCAGGCGGTAACGCTGCTGACAAGACGGGCAGTCAGCCTGCGGCGGCCGGTGCCGCAGCAGGCAAGCCGTTTCTGGCCGAGCCGCTGAGAATCATTGTAGACAAAACAAAACACCGCCTAGCCATCGCCAGCGGAAATGTAATTGTACGGAATTATGAGGTGGGGCTTGGCGGCGACAGGACACCTGAGGGCAGTTACAGTATTACGGACAAGGTGGTTAATCCGAATGGGCGGGACAACGGGGAGTTCGGCAGCCGGGGGCTGCAGCTATCGGATGCGCGTTATGCCATTCACGGTACGGATGAGCCAGAAAGTATCGGCAAGGATGAATCATTAGGCTGTATCCGCATGAACCGGGCAGATGTGGAGGAGCTGTTTGCTCTGGTGCCCATGGGCACCTCGGTGCTTATAACGAAAGGGGTTCTGCCTGATGAATTACAGCTGCCTGAAGATCGCTATACTCCGGCTGCTTCCCATGATCAGACCAACCCCCGCAAAGTTTACCACTGGCTGAATTAA